The Candidatus Deferrimicrobium sp. genome contains the following window.
CCGGGCGCTCCGGAGTTCCACTTCCCTGCCGAGGGCACCCTCGAGGAGCTCAGTCTCGCCGAGCGCCGTCCGATCATCCTCTCTGAGGGGAAAAGGCCTGAGAACAGCCGTCGGCGCGGCACGGTGCTCATGTTTCCGCTTCTCTCCTCCGGGGAGCCCAACGGGGTGCTCATCGTGCAAACGGTCACCGAGGGGGAGATCGCCGAGGAGAAGCTGTCGGTGGTCACCGATGTCGCCGTCCTGCTCTCGGACGCGGTGGGGGTGTCGCTGCGGGAGGAGTCCGCCGCCCTCCGGATGACCAAGATCGCCGCGATCAACGAAGCGGGGATCAACATCATCTCCACGCTCGATCTTTCCAGGCTTCTGAAGCTGGTGGCCACCTCCGCCTGTCTCATCCTGGAGGCGGAGACGTGCGTCATCCGCCTGCTCGACCCGGAAACCGGGAAGTACGGGATCCGAGAGTACTACGGGATGAAGACGGAAGGGGAGCAGAAGGACCTCTTCCTCATGGACAAGAAGGCGGCGACCATGGTGCTCAAAGGTGTCCCGTCCGTGCTCGTGCGCGACGCGTCGCAGGAGCCAGGCTGGCGGGACTTCGCCGGTGTCGCCCGTACGCTCGCATGCGTTCCCCTTCACGGGGAAGGAGAGATCCTCGGGACGGTAACGATTTTCGACAAGTTCCCCCATAAGACGTTCTTTCCCTCATCGTTCACCACCGAAGACCTCGGCACGTTCGGAAAATTCCTCATGTACGCCGAGAAGGCGGTTGTGAACGCGATCGCCTACGAGCGGAACGAGCGGCTGAAGAACCTCGACGAAACGACCTCGCTGCCCACTTTGAAATATTTCCAGGAGCGCCTGCTCCACGAGATCAGCCGGGCGAAGCGGTTCCAGCGGAGACTCGTCCTCATGATCTGCGAGGTCCAGGCGCACGTACCGGCAAGGTCACCGTTCCGCGCCGGCCGCGCGGACTGGGTGATGAAGCAGGTGGCGAAGGCGATCCGCTCCTCCCTTCGCGAATACGACATCGTGGCGCGGATCAGCGAAGGGAAGTTCGGGATGATCCTGCCCGAGGCGGAGGACGGCAAGATCAGCGCGATCCCGCGGATCAAGAAGGCGATCGCCGCCGAGGCCGAGGAGATCCGTCGCCGCGCCAAGGATGCGTGCGTCGAGGTACGATTCGGCCATGCGGCGTACCCGGAAGACGGCGACGACCACGAGAAGTTGATCTTCAAGTCGAACATCCTGAAGAACTAAGAGACGATGCGGCCGCCTGACTGCGTCCTGCAAGAGGGGTAGCGCCCGCACCTATGTGGTGACCGACTCCGATCGCTCCCTCCTCGATAGACTTGCAGACATGGAATATCTGACTTCGATGGGAAGAATACGACCAGGAAGTCGATCATAAGGGATATGAGATGACGACGGATATTCGTACAAATCGGCCAAGTCGGCGACAACAATGGATGTGGCTTGGTCTCATCGTAGCTCTTGTGATTTTGTCTTATCAGCTTAGTGGTCTCGTCGCAAACCCCGTGGTTCTTGCCGACGACTATGTCGAGTACTGGGCGGCGGGGCATCTGAACCTGAGTGGCGCTAACCCCTACGCGGCCGATCAACTGCTTCCCTTGGAACGCCTCGCCGGTCGTAAAACCGAAGTGCTGCTGATGTGGAATCCACCTTGGACGTTGGCCCTGGCGATGCCCCTGGCCCTGTTCAGTTATCCGATCAGCCGTCTGATCTGGCTCATTTTCAGCACTGTGGTGGTCCTGTTCGCAATCAACTGGACATGGACACTCCTCGGCGGTCCCGCACCGAAACGTGGGTTCGCCTCGATCATTGCGATCGCGTTCTTTCCCACGATCATCGTTTTGCGCATGGGGCAGATCGGTCACATACTTCTTCTGGGCGTTGTCGGTTTCCTGTATTTCGAACACAAAAAACAATACTGGCTGGCCGGCGCTTTTGCGGCATTGCTCGCTATCAAGCCACACCTGCTGTTCCTCGTCTGCATTTCTATCCTATTCTGGGGCATCGACCGGCGCCGCTGGGGCATCTTGGGTGGTGGGGCTCTCGTCCTGTTTTCTGCGACCCTGACGGCGATGATGTTCAATCCCCACGTCATTACACAATATCTGAGCGCCACCGTCGCCGCATCCCCGCTTGTCTGGATGACGCCGACGTTCGGAAGCCTGTTGCGCCTGCTGTTCGGTCCTGGGCGGACATGGATGCAGTTTGTCCCAATGGGGATCGGCATCTTCTGGCTGGGGCTGTATTGG
Protein-coding sequences here:
- a CDS encoding sensor domain-containing diguanylate cyclase, which produces MRDRLPSDFARKAGEILRSTKPIEGRLREFSDELSAWLGGGTVSILLFDRDSEDFYVRTSTLRMTPGAPEFHFPAEGTLEELSLAERRPIILSEGKRPENSRRRGTVLMFPLLSSGEPNGVLIVQTVTEGEIAEEKLSVVTDVAVLLSDAVGVSLREESAALRMTKIAAINEAGINIISTLDLSRLLKLVATSACLILEAETCVIRLLDPETGKYGIREYYGMKTEGEQKDLFLMDKKAATMVLKGVPSVLVRDASQEPGWRDFAGVARTLACVPLHGEGEILGTVTIFDKFPHKTFFPSSFTTEDLGTFGKFLMYAEKAVVNAIAYERNERLKNLDETTSLPTLKYFQERLLHEISRAKRFQRRLVLMICEVQAHVPARSPFRAGRADWVMKQVAKAIRSSLREYDIVARISEGKFGMILPEAEDGKISAIPRIKKAIAAEAEEIRRRAKDACVEVRFGHAAYPEDGDDHEKLIFKSNILKN
- a CDS encoding glycosyltransferase family 87 protein; translation: MTTDIRTNRPSRRQQWMWLGLIVALVILSYQLSGLVANPVVLADDYVEYWAAGHLNLSGANPYAADQLLPLERLAGRKTEVLLMWNPPWTLALAMPLALFSYPISRLIWLIFSTVVVLFAINWTWTLLGGPAPKRGFASIIAIAFFPTIIVLRMGQIGHILLLGVVGFLYFEHKKQYWLAGAFAALLAIKPHLLFLVCISILFWGIDRRRWGILGGGALVLFSATLTAMMFNPHVITQYLSATVAASPLVWMTPTFGSLLRLLFGPGRTWMQFVPMGIGIFWLGLYWMRYRVDWLWADRISLLLLVSVVTAPFGWPFDQVVLIPAVMQTMIRVFATNCGRIIYGAIISYLAINISAFAIHARVDFQNLSPPLS